In Panthera leo isolate Ple1 chromosome F3, P.leo_Ple1_pat1.1, whole genome shotgun sequence, one genomic interval encodes:
- the RNF2 gene encoding E3 ubiquitin-protein ligase RING2 — MSQAVQTNGTQPLSKTWELSLYELQRTPQEAITDGLEIVVSPRSLHSELMCPICLDMLKNTMTTKECLHRFCADCIITALRSGNKECPTCRKKLVSKRSLRPDPNFDALISKIYPSRDEYEAHQERVLARINKHNNQQALSHSIEEGLKIQAMNRLQRGKKQQIENGSGAEDNGDSSHCSNASTHSNQEAGPSNKRTKTSDDSGLELDNNNATVAIDPVMDGASEIELVFRPHPTLMEKDDSAQTRYIKTSGNATVDHLSKYLAVRLALEELRSKGESNQMNLDTASEKQYTIYIATASGQFTVLNGSFSLELVSEKYWKVNKPMELYYAPTKEHK; from the exons ATGTCTCAGGCTGTGCAGACAAACGGAACTCAACCATTAAGCAAAACATGGGAACTCAGTTTATATGAATTACAACGAACACCTCAG GAGGCAATAACAGATGGCTTGGAAATTGTGGTTTCACCCCGAAGTCTACACAGTGAATTAATGTGCCCAATTTGTTTGGATATGTTGAAGAACACCATGACTACAAAGGAGTGTTTACATCGTTTTTGTGCAGACTGCATTATCACAGCCCTCAGAAGTGG CAATAAAGAATGCCCTACCTGTCGGAAAAAGCTAGTTTCTAAAAGATCACTAAGGCCAGACCCAAACTTTGATGCACTCATCAGCAAAATTTATCCAAGTCGTGATGAGTATGAAGCTCATCAAGAGAGGGTATTAGCCAGGATCAACAAGCACAATAACCAGCAAGCACTCAGTCACAGCATTGAAGAAGGACTGAAGATACAGGCCATGAACAG ATTACAGCGAGGCAAGAAACAACAGATTGAAAATGGTAGTGGAGCAGAAGACAATGGTGACAGTTCTCACTGTAGTAATGCATCCACACACAGTAATCAGGAAGCAGGACCTAGTAACAAACGGACCAAAACATCTGATGATTCCGGGCTTGAGCTTGATAATAACAATGCAACAGTGGCAATTGATCCAGTAATGGATGGTGCTAGTGAAATTGAATTAGTATTCAGGCCTCATCCTACACTAATGGAAAAAGATGATAGTGCACAGACAAG atacaTAAAGACTTCAGGTAATGCCACTGTTGATCACTTATCCAAGTATCTGGCTGTGAGGTTAGCTTTGGAAGAACTTCGAAGCAAAGGAGAATCAAACCAGATGAACCTTGATACAGCCAGTGAGAAGCAGTATACCATTTACATAGCAACAGCCAGTGGGCAGTTCACT gtaTTAAATggctctttttctttggaattggTCAGTGAGAAATACTGGAAAGTGAACAAACCCATGGAACTTTATTATGCACCCACAAAGGAGCACAAATGA